From Oncorhynchus tshawytscha isolate Ot180627B linkage group LG11, Otsh_v2.0, whole genome shotgun sequence, the proteins below share one genomic window:
- the LOC112261664 gene encoding eukaryotic translation initiation factor 4E, with the protein MEGSRGEARLAFYTKTHKMATAEPEININPPQHAEEGAEAETGQEIVSPESYIKHPLQNKWSLWFFKNDKTKTWQANLRLISKFDTVEDFWALYNHIQLSSNLISGCDYSLFKDGIEPMWEDERNKQGGRWLITLNKQQRRQDLDRFWLETLLCLVGEAFDDYSDEVCGAVVNIRTKGDKIAIWTADFDNREAVTHIGRVYKERLGIPMKMTIGYQSHSDTATKSGSTTKNKFVV; encoded by the exons atggaagGCAGTCGGGGGGAGGCAAGACTAG CGTTCTACACCAAGACTCATAAGATGGCGACCGCGGAACCG GAAATAAATATAAATCCACCCCAACATGCTGAAGAAGGAGCAGAAGCAGAGACTGGTCAGGAGATCGTGAGCCCTGAGAGCTACATCAAACACCCCCTACAGAACAA ATGGTCTCTCTGGTTCTTCAAAAATGATAAGACCAAAACATGGCAGGCAAACCTCCGCCTCATCTCGAAGTTTGACACGGTTGAAGATTTCTGGGC TCTGTATAATCATATTCAGTTGTCAAGCAATCTGATATCTGGATGCGACTATTCCCTCTTTAAG GATGGCATTGAGCCCATGTGGGAGGATGAGCGAAACAAGCAAGGAGGGCGTTGGCTGATCACGCTCAACAAGCAGCAGAGGAGACAAGACCTGGACCGCTTCTGGCTAGAAACA CTTCTCTGCCTCGTTGGGGAGGCTTTCGATGACTATAGTGACGAAGTGTGTGGCGCAGTAGTCAATATTCGCACTAAAGGAGACAAAATCGCCATTTGGACCGCAGACTTCGACAACAGGGAAGCCGTAACACACATAGG GAGAGTCTATAAGGAGCGCTTGGGAATCCCCATGAAGATGACCATTGGCTACCAGTCCCACTCTGACACCGCCACAAAGAGCGGCTCCACCACCAAAAACAAGTTTGTTGTCTGA